In one window of Scytonema millei VB511283 DNA:
- a CDS encoding ComF family protein: MSKSCCGYPLVGFNQAELLARSFCQMTGLKLRSQGLERTRRTVRQFELSGKEREQNLAGAFQLGSDFRHRRPVRPVLLLDDIYTTGATARSAAQTLHQEGIEVFGVVAIAATLKGKG, translated from the coding sequence GTGTCAAAGTCTTGCTGTGGCTACCCTCTGGTGGGTTTCAATCAAGCAGAGTTATTAGCGCGGAGTTTTTGTCAGATGACGGGGCTAAAATTGCGATCGCAAGGGTTGGAGCGCACGCGCCGAACTGTACGCCAGTTTGAATTATCTGGAAAAGAGCGAGAGCAAAATTTAGCTGGAGCCTTTCAACTCGGGTCGGATTTTCGTCACCGTCGCCCCGTACGTCCAGTTCTGCTCTTAGATGATATTTATACAACGGGGGCAACAGCTCGCTCAGCCGCTCAGACTTTGCATCAAGAGGGGATTGAAGTTTTTGGAGTCGTGGCGATCGCTGCTACTTTGAAAGGAAAGGGCTAA
- a CDS encoding TetR/AcrR family transcriptional regulator — protein MARDKEETKARILAAVGKLLAASGFRQLGINAIAREAQVDKVLIYRYFGSLPELLRAFGQEGDYWINAEELIDNGVAADSWDEEMVRMLLQLSQGLQKRPITQEILRWELLEGNELTEELAQIREQTAIACLDYLMQNYPTSQNRDLPAISAVLIAGIVYLTLRSRIYPSFLGIDLTSPTGWQRIEAAIQSMVQAKDEG, from the coding sequence ATGGCGCGGGACAAAGAAGAGACAAAAGCTAGAATTCTAGCAGCAGTGGGCAAATTACTAGCAGCATCAGGGTTTAGACAATTAGGCATCAATGCGATCGCCCGAGAAGCACAAGTCGATAAAGTGTTAATTTACCGATATTTTGGCAGCTTGCCAGAGCTACTGCGGGCATTTGGTCAAGAAGGAGATTATTGGATTAATGCCGAAGAACTGATCGATAATGGCGTAGCAGCAGATTCCTGGGACGAAGAAATGGTAAGAATGCTGTTGCAACTGTCACAAGGCTTACAAAAGCGACCAATTACGCAAGAAATCTTGCGGTGGGAGCTGTTAGAAGGAAACGAGTTAACGGAGGAACTAGCACAAATCAGAGAACAAACAGCGATCGCCTGCTTGGATTATCTAATGCAAAACTACCCTACATCCCAAAATCGCGATCTTCCAGCTATTAGTGCGGTTTTAATCGCGGGAATCGTATACTTGACATTGCGATCGCGCATATACCCATCATTTCTGGGTATAGATCTAACCTCACCTACAGGCTGGCAACGAATTGAAGCAGCAATACAATCGATGGTTCAAGCAAAGGACGAGGGATGA
- a CDS encoding 2-phosphosulfolactate phosphatase family protein, protein MKLYVYHTPELVPGDCNPDCAIAVDVLRATSTIATVLAAGGEAVQVFSDLEQLMHVSDKWSPEKRLRAGERGGGKVAGFDMGNSPLDCTPEKVEGRRLFISTTNGTRALQKIENAPTVMAAALINRAAVVKYVLEKQPETVWIVGSGWEGSFSLEDTVCAGAIAHSLWEKTSLPIEEIAGNDEVIDAIALFSQWQNKLLDLMHQASHGKRLLRLDCHEDLKYCSQTDILNVVPIQKEPGVLVKL, encoded by the coding sequence GTGAAGCTATACGTCTATCACACTCCAGAACTAGTACCTGGAGACTGCAACCCAGATTGTGCGATCGCCGTAGACGTACTCAGAGCCACGTCTACAATAGCAACTGTCCTAGCCGCTGGTGGCGAAGCCGTTCAAGTATTTAGCGATCTAGAACAACTCATGCACGTCAGCGATAAATGGTCGCCAGAAAAACGACTGCGGGCAGGAGAACGAGGCGGGGGAAAAGTTGCAGGCTTTGACATGGGCAATTCTCCCCTCGACTGCACCCCAGAAAAAGTTGAAGGTAGACGATTATTTATTAGTACAACAAATGGGACTCGCGCCCTACAAAAGATCGAAAATGCCCCAACTGTAATGGCAGCAGCTTTGATCAATCGGGCAGCAGTAGTAAAGTACGTATTAGAAAAACAACCAGAAACAGTCTGGATTGTCGGTTCGGGTTGGGAAGGCAGTTTTTCATTAGAGGATACAGTTTGTGCGGGAGCGATCGCCCATAGTTTATGGGAGAAGACTAGCTTACCAATCGAAGAAATTGCTGGTAACGACGAGGTTATCGACGCGATCGCGCTATTCAGTCAATGGCAGAATAAGCTATTGGATCTAATGCACCAAGCCAGTCACGGTAAGCGGTTGTTGCGCCTAGACTGTCACGAAGATCTGAAATACTGCTCTCAGACCGATATATTAAATGTAGTTCCGATTCAAAAAGAACCTGGGGTTTTAGTCAAGTTGTAA
- a CDS encoding lytic transglycosylase domain-containing protein yields MLQRRSYAFAAGVCLFIALLGVPLIVANYNNYRENGIALLRPQGKNSLDSARSGLLSLVPLSPTERASQLQAIAQQPNSRDSSRARYLLASDFIIQRQGDKAIAVLQDLEKDYPELAAHIALKRAQAYSLTGDRVRTQAAWQDLLQHYSKSPVAAEALFVLGKNEPQYWQEAIALFPSHPRSLEIARLLLQQNPQQPRLQLLLAQYDYQKPEILPVLDRLVSQSAAQLKPQHWQTVAQAYWENREYGKAAVAYAKSPRTSRNVYRWGRGLQLSTKQTEAISVYKQLVAAYPNAEESGMALMRLARISKPAEAIAYLDRIVNRFPKQAGEALVAKANLLDNLNSKQSAVKVRQFLLDKYGNSEAAAEYRWQTAQEKAAKKDYQAATRWAEVIPLRNPESILAPRAGFWVGKWAQKLGKNEDAKTAFESVLSKFPQSYYAWRSATLLGLDVGSFNTVRQTNPEFLSPQRVLPPAGSPALKELYQLGQDTDALALWQVEYNNPEKPTVAEQFTDGLMYLAKGKNLIGINEISTLEDRDLPIEKAEYQNLSKQLGYWQARYPFPYLPLIQAWAQQHQLNPLLVTALIRQESRFEPNIRSVAGAVGLMQVMPSTAQYIAEKINVSNYNLENPQDNIQLGTWYMDYTHNRFDNYSLLAIASYNAGWSNVEKWLKRFNTQDPDEFVESIPFGETQGYVRQVFGNYWNYLRLYNPQVSQLVARYSDVHPSMSIDVASN; encoded by the coding sequence ATGTTGCAGCGACGATCTTATGCTTTTGCCGCTGGGGTATGCTTATTTATTGCTCTACTGGGCGTACCGCTAATAGTTGCTAACTACAATAACTATCGAGAAAACGGCATTGCTCTGCTCAGACCGCAAGGAAAAAATAGCTTAGACAGTGCAAGATCGGGATTGTTATCGCTAGTACCGCTTTCTCCAACTGAAAGAGCGTCACAATTACAAGCGATCGCCCAACAACCTAACTCTCGCGACAGCAGCCGCGCTCGTTACCTTCTGGCGAGCGACTTTATCATACAACGGCAAGGGGACAAAGCGATCGCGGTTTTGCAAGATTTAGAAAAAGATTATCCCGAACTAGCGGCTCATATCGCCCTCAAACGCGCCCAAGCGTATTCTTTGACGGGAGATCGGGTAAGAACTCAAGCCGCTTGGCAAGACTTACTCCAGCACTATTCTAAAAGTCCGGTAGCCGCAGAAGCCTTATTCGTACTAGGAAAAAACGAACCGCAATATTGGCAAGAAGCGATCGCCTTATTTCCCAGCCATCCCCGCAGTTTAGAAATTGCCCGTTTGCTACTGCAACAAAATCCCCAGCAGCCGCGATTGCAGTTACTTTTGGCGCAATATGACTACCAGAAGCCGGAAATTCTCCCTGTTTTAGATCGCTTAGTCAGTCAGTCGGCGGCGCAACTCAAACCCCAACATTGGCAAACAGTTGCCCAAGCTTACTGGGAGAATCGAGAATATGGTAAAGCTGCTGTCGCCTACGCCAAATCGCCTCGTACCTCCCGCAACGTTTATCGCTGGGGCAGAGGATTGCAATTGAGTACCAAACAAACAGAAGCTATTTCTGTTTACAAACAACTAGTAGCTGCATATCCCAACGCAGAAGAATCTGGAATGGCGCTGATGCGGTTGGCGCGGATCTCCAAACCAGCAGAAGCGATCGCTTATTTGGATCGAATTGTCAATCGTTTTCCCAAACAAGCAGGGGAAGCACTAGTAGCAAAAGCGAATTTACTTGACAACCTAAATAGCAAACAATCTGCTGTCAAAGTCCGACAATTCTTATTAGATAAATATGGCAATTCAGAAGCCGCAGCCGAATATCGCTGGCAAACTGCACAAGAAAAAGCCGCTAAAAAAGATTATCAAGCAGCAACGAGATGGGCGGAAGTTATTCCCCTACGTAATCCCGAAAGTATTCTCGCACCCAGAGCGGGTTTTTGGGTAGGGAAATGGGCGCAAAAATTAGGCAAAAATGAAGATGCCAAAACTGCTTTTGAGTCCGTTTTGAGCAAGTTTCCTCAATCTTATTATGCTTGGCGATCTGCTACACTTTTGGGTTTGGATGTGGGTAGTTTTAATACCGTACGTCAGACAAATCCCGAATTTTTATCGCCTCAACGTGTTCTCCCGCCTGCTGGTTCTCCTGCTTTAAAAGAACTCTATCAACTAGGACAAGATACAGATGCTTTAGCGCTATGGCAGGTAGAATATAACAACCCTGAAAAACCAACCGTAGCCGAACAATTTACTGATGGTTTAATGTATTTAGCGAAAGGGAAAAACTTAATTGGAATTAATGAGATTTCTACTCTAGAAGATAGAGATCTTCCCATAGAAAAAGCAGAGTATCAAAATTTGAGTAAACAGCTAGGCTATTGGCAAGCGCGTTATCCTTTTCCTTACCTACCATTAATTCAAGCCTGGGCGCAACAACATCAGCTCAATCCGCTTTTAGTCACGGCTTTAATTCGTCAAGAATCACGTTTTGAACCAAATATTCGATCTGTTGCTGGAGCAGTAGGATTAATGCAGGTGATGCCTAGTACAGCTCAATATATAGCAGAAAAAATCAACGTGTCTAATTACAATTTGGAAAATCCCCAGGACAACATTCAACTAGGAACCTGGTATATGGATTACACTCACAATCGATTTGATAATTACTCGTTGTTGGCGATCGCAAGTTACAATGCTGGTTGGAGCAACGTAGAAAAATGGTTAAAGCGTTTCAATACTCAAGATCCTGATGAGTTTGTCGAATCTATTCCCTTTGGAGAAACGCAAGGATACGTGCGTCAAGTATTTGGGAATTATTGGAATTATCTGCGATTATACAACCCACAAGTTTCTCAATTAGTTGCGAGATATTCTGATGTACATCCGTCAATGTCAATTGATGTAGCAAGTAATTAG
- a CDS encoding site-specific integrase — MGRRRKTTQVHVEVAGFSLRLRFRFNGKQHTFHPGLRDCDEGRKEAQVIAKQVELDLLAGGFDSTFRRYKVSANGGVDVPPPINAAPFSRIKTPPKTVEDLFESFLAYKQEILYKSSLQRYSALLKHIVFSDIGKLPASALTPHDAAIFVSSIKSKYAPISLKQRLILLAACWDWAELPNNFWKAAVKAVKVPPKMRAKVFTQQEVQAIIGEIERTFPHYWGFVLFLFGTGCRLGEAIAILWKHVSDDCSTIWVGEAVTALDGRKPTKTNQARIITLSPSLRNLLLGMKLGATPEDLLFTTERGRPIMLTNFRLRVWKPTLQALDIPYRPASKARATFVTHCLQSGLAPIEVSALSGHSTQVMYQHYAGLLSAPQIPELYQ; from the coding sequence GTGGGAAGGAGAAGGAAGACTACTCAGGTTCATGTTGAAGTCGCTGGCTTCAGCTTGCGGCTTAGGTTCCGGTTTAATGGCAAGCAGCACACGTTTCATCCAGGTTTGAGAGATTGTGATGAGGGTAGGAAAGAGGCGCAGGTAATAGCCAAGCAGGTAGAGTTGGATTTGCTAGCAGGCGGTTTTGACTCCACCTTCAGGAGATACAAAGTCAGCGCTAATGGTGGGGTAGACGTGCCACCTCCTATCAACGCTGCTCCCTTTAGTCGCATCAAAACACCGCCAAAAACAGTAGAAGACTTGTTTGAAAGCTTTCTAGCCTACAAGCAAGAAATTCTGTACAAATCTAGCCTGCAAAGATACTCAGCACTGCTCAAACACATCGTCTTTAGTGACATTGGGAAGCTTCCAGCCTCAGCTTTGACCCCGCATGATGCCGCGATATTTGTTAGCTCAATAAAAAGTAAGTACGCGCCAATATCGCTCAAGCAACGGCTGATTCTATTAGCCGCTTGCTGGGATTGGGCGGAACTGCCAAATAACTTTTGGAAAGCGGCTGTAAAAGCGGTGAAAGTGCCTCCCAAAATGAGAGCTAAGGTTTTTACACAACAAGAGGTACAGGCTATTATAGGCGAGATTGAACGGACATTTCCTCACTATTGGGGATTTGTCCTATTTTTGTTTGGTACTGGTTGCAGGCTTGGCGAAGCCATAGCGATTTTGTGGAAACACGTCAGCGATGACTGCTCGACGATTTGGGTCGGTGAGGCGGTGACAGCGTTGGATGGGCGAAAACCCACAAAAACAAATCAGGCGCGTATCATCACCCTCAGCCCAAGCCTACGTAATTTGCTGCTGGGGATGAAGCTTGGCGCTACACCTGAAGACTTACTGTTTACTACGGAAAGAGGCAGACCCATCATGTTAACTAACTTCCGGCTTCGGGTATGGAAACCAACTCTACAGGCGTTAGATATACCCTACCGTCCTGCCTCCAAAGCACGCGCAACATTTGTGACTCATTGCCTCCAGAGTGGTTTGGCTCCTATTGAAGTCTCAGCATTATCAGGTCACTCAACTCAGGTGATGTACCAACACTATGCAGGATTGCTTAGCGCCCCACAAATTCCAGAGTTATACCAATAA
- a CDS encoding AAA family ATPase yields the protein MIPKNSNQTQAQQHLLTELQTFPDEWRFTPVGGDKAPYLKDWQIKHLTRRELEEHINFDNWCRAIGLLCGTPSGGLLLLDLDGESCTEYFPKVFGVPITDLPDTVTVTSGRPGRCQRVYRIPQEYWGSIRSKDFKTGVKGDDGKDEKIELRWDGRQSVIAGKHPMTGSYKYHPGKSPSEIEVAEAPTYLIERMLIPTPSKFTTTRTYEYRGDTKSDADKARSYLAALAPWRANDYYDWLNVGMALHSIGDDSLLDDWDKWSQQSDNYESDECDRKWHSFKGSGKTIASLGYWAKQDGWKPERKEYSNQINKLQKGMEKDMTEDFKKALAEIINETDADRELVLRAQITSAFRIPSGDLDKRVRAKRQEKEAQQANNFVFDTSKLFQEELAEEFLVPGMMPRGGSVILAGDPKTGKTLLAYELAYAVATGGEFLGEKVTQGNVLLFQIERPGKNLQRLVKRGFTEDLLASSVKVLTKYSPEILEQELSTNNYTLIIIDSLTAINVDSGVSEWSKEYADPIYKMQPHIEKAKATCVILHHLNKSNEAVGVRQLRGSAAIPGAVWGCLVLKHVMKQDPYNKKKITIDPSETHRTLELVGLQDSGGAALDIELDIENNSWINHGEVGVPKEDLVARQTMKERLLHALFINYPQWVSGVELREILNITTDAEYQSMKKALSRLAEHRELNSKPNPKKLSSRLYTLPPYLYLKMSPNLNQNHTQQWIQKGDSNLDVTNVSTYTLKNSDILSPSENAYQEGDRGKKGDKLEYRVGGGVSMTGARVEIKAQSLCSGASFGNTEVSVEAELKPIAPRGTKPEGGDTLLYIGKGDLQGKLFVAGRHSDREGMMLGSTLPLKYIECLPLHNAEAVKHAWNNPYASYNDVVIVKSVNGKVAKDYGA from the coding sequence ATGATACCTAAAAATTCTAACCAAACCCAAGCCCAGCAACATCTTTTAACAGAATTACAAACATTCCCTGATGAGTGGAGATTCACGCCTGTTGGTGGAGATAAAGCACCGTACCTCAAGGACTGGCAAATCAAGCATCTCACCAGAAGGGAACTAGAGGAGCATATCAATTTTGACAACTGGTGTAGAGCCATCGGTTTATTGTGCGGCACGCCTTCAGGTGGCTTGCTACTACTAGACCTGGATGGTGAATCTTGTACTGAATACTTCCCGAAAGTGTTTGGTGTACCTATTACTGATTTACCTGATACGGTGACTGTGACATCAGGTAGACCAGGAAGATGTCAGCGCGTGTATAGAATACCACAGGAGTATTGGGGCAGCATACGTAGTAAAGATTTTAAAACTGGTGTCAAGGGTGATGACGGCAAGGACGAAAAGATTGAATTGAGGTGGGATGGTCGCCAATCTGTAATTGCAGGTAAGCATCCTATGACTGGTAGCTACAAATACCATCCAGGGAAGTCCCCTAGTGAGATTGAAGTAGCGGAAGCACCAACGTACCTAATTGAGCGTATGCTCATCCCTACACCCTCAAAATTCACAACAACGCGAACGTATGAGTACCGTGGCGATACCAAATCTGATGCAGACAAAGCTAGGAGTTATTTAGCAGCACTAGCACCGTGGAGAGCAAACGATTACTACGATTGGCTCAATGTGGGGATGGCGTTGCATTCAATAGGAGACGATTCGCTGTTAGACGATTGGGATAAGTGGAGTCAGCAATCAGATAACTACGAATCAGATGAGTGCGATAGAAAGTGGCATAGTTTCAAAGGCAGCGGAAAAACGATTGCCTCCCTTGGTTACTGGGCAAAACAGGACGGATGGAAACCAGAACGTAAAGAATACAGCAATCAAATTAATAAGTTGCAGAAAGGTATGGAGAAGGACATGACTGAAGACTTTAAGAAAGCACTTGCAGAAATTATTAATGAAACAGATGCTGATAGAGAATTAGTATTGCGTGCGCAAATAACCAGTGCGTTTAGAATACCAAGTGGTGATTTGGACAAGAGAGTTAGAGCTAAGCGTCAAGAAAAAGAAGCACAACAAGCTAACAATTTTGTCTTTGACACGAGTAAGCTTTTTCAAGAAGAGCTAGCAGAAGAATTTCTTGTTCCTGGAATGATGCCAAGAGGTGGGTCAGTAATTCTTGCAGGAGACCCAAAAACAGGTAAGACATTATTAGCTTATGAATTAGCCTATGCAGTAGCTACAGGAGGAGAATTCTTAGGTGAGAAAGTAACGCAAGGTAATGTGCTGCTATTCCAAATAGAACGACCTGGGAAAAACCTACAGCGTTTGGTAAAACGAGGCTTCACTGAAGATTTACTAGCTTCTTCCGTTAAAGTCTTAACAAAATATAGTCCTGAAATATTGGAACAAGAGTTATCAACGAACAACTACACTCTGATTATCATCGACTCACTTACAGCAATCAACGTAGATTCAGGTGTATCGGAATGGAGCAAAGAATACGCTGACCCAATTTATAAGATGCAGCCACATATTGAAAAAGCTAAAGCTACTTGCGTCATCCTTCACCACTTGAATAAAAGTAATGAGGCTGTAGGTGTAAGGCAGTTAAGAGGGTCTGCTGCTATTCCTGGTGCTGTATGGGGATGTTTGGTACTAAAGCATGTCATGAAACAAGACCCTTACAACAAGAAAAAAATCACAATCGACCCTAGTGAAACTCACAGAACTTTAGAGTTAGTAGGACTACAAGACTCTGGAGGTGCTGCACTGGATATTGAGCTGGATATAGAAAACAACTCTTGGATTAATCACGGTGAGGTAGGTGTTCCTAAAGAGGATTTGGTGGCTCGTCAAACCATGAAAGAACGCCTTCTACATGCGCTATTCATTAATTATCCCCAATGGGTGTCTGGTGTCGAATTAAGGGAAATTTTAAATATCACCACAGATGCTGAATATCAATCCATGAAAAAAGCTTTGTCCCGCTTAGCCGAACATCGTGAGTTGAATTCTAAACCAAACCCTAAAAAACTTTCCTCAAGATTGTATACCCTCCCCCCCTACCTATATCTCAAAATGTCACCAAATTTAAATCAAAACCATACACAGCAATGGATACAGAAAGGGGACAGTAATTTAGATGTCACCAATGTGTCTACTTATACCTTGAAAAACAGTGACATACTGTCCCCTTCTGAAAACGCTTACCAGGAGGGGGATAGAGGCAAAAAAGGTGACAAGTTGGAGTATAGGGTAGGGGGGGGTGTCTCTATGACAGGAGCAAGAGTGGAAATTAAAGCTCAGTCGTTGTGTAGTGGAGCGAGTTTTGGGAATACGGAAGTTTCAGTAGAAGCGGAATTAAAACCCATTGCACCTAGAGGCACTAAACCAGAAGGTGGTGATACTTTACTCTATATAGGTAAAGGTGACTTACAAGGCAAGTTATTTGTAGCAGGGCGACATAGCGACCGTGAAGGAATGATGTTGGGAAGCACACTTCCTCTAAAGTACATAGAATGCCTTCCCCTACATAATGCAGAAGCTGTTAAACATGCGTGGAATAATCCTTACGCTTCTTACAACGACGTAGTTATAGTTAAATCAGTGAATGGTAAGGTAGCAAAGGATTATGGAGCCTAA
- a CDS encoding ATP-grasp domain-containing protein, with protein sequence MAKLLSDERVELQTATAIDIGVIQGRGWAVVEQNAAWGAGLYECDPVEVLEVLRHTTY encoded by the coding sequence GTGGCAAAATTGCTTTCAGATGAACGAGTGGAACTGCAAACGGCAACAGCGATCGATATAGGTGTAATTCAGGGAAGAGGATGGGCAGTAGTAGAACAGAATGCAGCATGGGGCGCAGGATTGTACGAATGCGATCCTGTTGAAGTTTTAGAGGTACTGCGACATACTACTTACTAA
- a CDS encoding MGMT family protein, whose amino-acid sequence MSTYKTIYNIVRQIPRGKVATYGQIADLANLYGKARLVGYALYRVDKNSDIPWQRVINAKGEISYSPLRHGADHMQKSLLEQEGIKFNSDGKVNLREYLWHPATEIIQDTTDSIYL is encoded by the coding sequence ATGTCTACCTACAAAACCATCTACAACATAGTGCGCCAAATTCCGAGAGGAAAAGTAGCCACCTACGGACAGATAGCAGACTTAGCAAATCTCTATGGTAAAGCTCGTCTAGTCGGCTATGCTCTTTATCGCGTAGATAAAAACTCCGATATTCCCTGGCAACGAGTGATTAATGCCAAAGGTGAAATTTCCTATTCACCTCTGCGACATGGTGCAGACCACATGCAAAAATCACTATTAGAACAAGAAGGAATAAAATTCAACTCAGATGGAAAAGTGAATCTACGAGAATACTTGTGGCATCCTGCTACAGAGATAATTCAGGACACTACAGATTCGATCTATCTATAG
- the tatC gene encoding twin-arginine translocase subunit TatC — MTPPSEVDTASQADVNNDIEPAVQEQDSYLNELPDEVEMSLFEHLEELRQRIFYALIAVVVGVIGCFIAVKPIVRLLEVPAQGVKFLQLAPGEYFFVSIKVAGYSGLLVASPFILYQIVQFVLPGLTRRERRLIAPIVLGSTVLFGTGLAFAYLVLIPAALNFFISYGADVVEQLWSIDRYFEFVLLFMFSIGLAFQIPIIQALLGILGIVSSAKMLAGWRFVFLGAVVLGAVLTPSTDPMTQSLLAGAVLALYFGGIGIVKILGK, encoded by the coding sequence ATGACACCACCCTCTGAAGTTGACACTGCATCTCAGGCAGATGTAAATAACGACATCGAGCCAGCGGTTCAAGAGCAAGATTCTTATCTGAACGAACTGCCTGACGAAGTAGAAATGTCCCTGTTCGAGCATCTAGAGGAGTTGCGGCAGCGGATTTTCTATGCCCTAATTGCTGTAGTCGTAGGGGTTATTGGCTGTTTCATAGCCGTCAAACCGATTGTCAGATTATTAGAAGTGCCAGCACAGGGAGTTAAGTTTCTACAACTGGCTCCAGGCGAATACTTTTTTGTTTCGATCAAAGTTGCAGGCTACAGCGGTTTACTGGTAGCCAGTCCATTCATCCTCTACCAGATCGTCCAGTTTGTTTTACCAGGATTGACACGCCGCGAACGCCGCTTAATTGCCCCAATCGTTTTAGGTTCTACCGTGCTGTTTGGCACTGGATTAGCTTTTGCTTACCTGGTATTGATTCCAGCTGCATTAAATTTCTTCATCAGCTACGGAGCAGATGTAGTAGAACAACTATGGTCGATCGATCGCTACTTTGAATTTGTCTTGCTATTTATGTTCAGCATCGGCTTGGCGTTTCAAATTCCGATTATCCAAGCCTTACTCGGCATATTGGGTATTGTATCTTCTGCCAAAATGCTGGCGGGATGGCGCTTTGTCTTTCTAGGTGCGGTAGTTTTGGGAGCAGTATTAACACCCTCTACCGATCCGATGACTCAATCTCTGCTCGCGGGTGCGGTGTTGGCGCTCTACTTTGGTGGTATTGGTATAGTTAAAATTTTGGGCAAATAA
- a CDS encoding acyl-CoA thioesterase, translating into MRGFPPLRSDCVVGVPPIEACRVKVSVAKAQSVFPRIGVKDKRMKKICLDLEIYTYQIDFVGHVNNSVYQQWMEIGRTKLLEAVGMPIHAIAERGFVPILVQTNITYKNPLYLGDRVRLDLWLSELRAASAILDFRFFNGDNTLVAEAQQKGLFIDRETKRPRRLQTEERELFSPYVVSEFSANSNRETARV; encoded by the coding sequence GTGCGGGGGTTTCCCCCGTTGAGGAGCGACTGCGTTGTGGGGGTTCCCCCCATTGAAGCATGTCGCGTGAAAGTGTCCGTAGCAAAAGCGCAAAGTGTTTTTCCTAGAATAGGCGTGAAGGATAAGAGAATGAAGAAGATTTGTTTAGATTTAGAGATTTACACCTATCAGATCGATTTTGTCGGTCATGTGAATAATTCTGTTTATCAGCAGTGGATGGAAATCGGACGAACTAAGTTGTTAGAAGCGGTAGGAATGCCAATTCACGCGATCGCAGAACGCGGTTTTGTGCCTATATTGGTTCAAACAAATATTACTTACAAAAATCCTCTTTATTTAGGCGATCGCGTGCGCTTAGATTTATGGCTTTCCGAACTTAGAGCTGCATCTGCCATACTAGATTTTCGTTTTTTTAATGGTGATAATACGTTGGTAGCAGAAGCACAGCAAAAAGGACTATTCATCGATCGAGAAACTAAGCGTCCGCGTCGATTGCAAACGGAGGAGCGAGAATTATTTAGTCCTTATGTAGTTTCGGAATTTAGCGCTAATTCCAATCGAGAAACAGCAAGAGTTTAG